One genomic window of Biomphalaria glabrata chromosome 9, xgBioGlab47.1, whole genome shotgun sequence includes the following:
- the LOC106062265 gene encoding zinc metalloproteinase/disintegrin-like isoform X5: MCLSANVCFKFFQFVLFSHKMTRIKEKCFVALAVFVSSLLFHLATAQLYVAEGYFVIDDETVQMYIREIPGSASPATKRAQAVAELNKDIIYILTEVNALLGSLAMNGLNVEVRIKKLDILSTNIIPPSSILPGTENVVEPSDAIKTFDNWLVAQNSYNNIHYDFAQYWTGYKLKDFDGWTYLGTICQPKDADHIEVFDGTYWTALGTAHQICKLLGSQHSTHTDNRWFLPSSIASDIRNKMASLSPNCLLQTDPASSKPFIEFSDYTGRILNPDVTCQRYLNYSNSYMCKGWHLYDNLPTGGDRVCSTISCSGRDENYCDEYETPEGMICDPGKIVIFRDVDTEVVLKTSTRQQI, translated from the exons ATGTGTCTGAGtgcaaatgtttgttttaaattcttcCAGTTCGTTCTTTTCTCACACA aAATGACGAGAATAAAGGAGAAATGTTTTGTTGCATTAGCGGTGTTTGTTAGTTCTTTATTGTTCCATTTGGCCACAG CGCAACTCTATGTAGCGGAAGGATATTTTGTGATTGATGACGAGACAGTGCAAAT GTACATACGTGAGATACCAGGCTCAGCAAGTCCAGCCACGAAAAGAGCACAAGCCGTGGCTGAACTAAACAAAGATATAATCTACATTTTGACTGAG GTAAACGCGTTGCTCGGATCATTAGCGATGAATGGTCTCAACGTTGAAGTACGAATAAAAAAACTCGACATTCTG AGTACCAATATTATTCCTCCCAGTTCTATTTTACCAGGCACAGAAAATGTTGTAGAACCTTCAGATGCTATAAAGACATTTGACAACTGGCTAGTAGCGCAAAACTCGTACAATAACATACACTACGATTTTGCACAATATTGGACAGG GTACAAGTTGAAAGATTTCGACG GTTGGACCTATTTAGGAACAATTTGCCAACCAAAGGATGCTGACCACATTGAAGTGTTTGATGGTACGTACTGGACAGCACTGGGCACTGCTCATCAAATTTGCAAATT ACTTGGATCGCAACATAGTACTCACACTGATAATCGTTGGTTTTTACCTAGTTCTATTGCCAGCGACATACGAAATAAAATGGCCTCTCTTTC GCCAAATTGTCTTCTGCAAACGGACCCAGCATCCAGCAAACCATTTATAGAGTTTAGTGACTACACTGGACGTATCCTGAACCCTGATGTCACATGCCAAAGATATTTAAACTATTCCAACTCCTATATGTGCAAG GGATGGCATTTATACGACAATTTGCCCACTGGTGGAGACAGGGTGTGCTCAACAATCTCATGTTCAGGAAGAGATGAGAACTATTGCGATGAATATGAAACACCAGAAGGCATGATATGTGATCCAGGGAAG ATTGTCATTTTCAGAGATGTCGACACGGAAGTTGTGTTGAAGACCTCCACACGCCAACAAATATAG
- the LOC106062265 gene encoding uncharacterized protein LOC106062265 isoform X1: MCLSANVCFKFFQFVLFSHKMTRIKEKCFVALAVFVSSLLFHLATAQLYVAEGYFVIDDETVQMYIREIPGSASPATKRAQAVAELNKDIIYILTEVNALLGSLAMNGLNVEVRIKKLDILSTNIIPPSSILPGTENVVEPSDAIKTFDNWLVAQNSYNNIHYDFAQYWTGYKLKDFDGWTYLGTICQPKDADHIEVFDGTYWTALGTAHQICKLLGSQHSTHTDNRWFLPSSIASDIRNKMASLSPNCLLQTDPASSKPFIEFSDYTGRILNPDVTCQRYLNYSNSYMCKGWHLYDNLPTGGDRVCSTISCSGRDENYCDEYETPEGMICDPGKRCRHGSCVEDLHTPTNIDPSCVFGDEVRTVYGNYTGPCSDLIIMYGPQVCYDSFISQVCCTSCKAHHTGRTGCEYGDRDNNCHTYSHSLCSNVYYQNVCCDYCLSVNGKRWLEPGN; encoded by the exons ATGTGTCTGAGtgcaaatgtttgttttaaattcttcCAGTTCGTTCTTTTCTCACACA aAATGACGAGAATAAAGGAGAAATGTTTTGTTGCATTAGCGGTGTTTGTTAGTTCTTTATTGTTCCATTTGGCCACAG CGCAACTCTATGTAGCGGAAGGATATTTTGTGATTGATGACGAGACAGTGCAAAT GTACATACGTGAGATACCAGGCTCAGCAAGTCCAGCCACGAAAAGAGCACAAGCCGTGGCTGAACTAAACAAAGATATAATCTACATTTTGACTGAG GTAAACGCGTTGCTCGGATCATTAGCGATGAATGGTCTCAACGTTGAAGTACGAATAAAAAAACTCGACATTCTG AGTACCAATATTATTCCTCCCAGTTCTATTTTACCAGGCACAGAAAATGTTGTAGAACCTTCAGATGCTATAAAGACATTTGACAACTGGCTAGTAGCGCAAAACTCGTACAATAACATACACTACGATTTTGCACAATATTGGACAGG GTACAAGTTGAAAGATTTCGACG GTTGGACCTATTTAGGAACAATTTGCCAACCAAAGGATGCTGACCACATTGAAGTGTTTGATGGTACGTACTGGACAGCACTGGGCACTGCTCATCAAATTTGCAAATT ACTTGGATCGCAACATAGTACTCACACTGATAATCGTTGGTTTTTACCTAGTTCTATTGCCAGCGACATACGAAATAAAATGGCCTCTCTTTC GCCAAATTGTCTTCTGCAAACGGACCCAGCATCCAGCAAACCATTTATAGAGTTTAGTGACTACACTGGACGTATCCTGAACCCTGATGTCACATGCCAAAGATATTTAAACTATTCCAACTCCTATATGTGCAAG GGATGGCATTTATACGACAATTTGCCCACTGGTGGAGACAGGGTGTGCTCAACAATCTCATGTTCAGGAAGAGATGAGAACTATTGCGATGAATATGAAACACCAGAAGGCATGATATGTGATCCAGGGAAG AGATGTCGACACGGAAGTTGTGTTGAAGACCTCCACACGCCAACAAATATAGACC CGAGTTGTGTTTTTGGTGACGAGGTGAGAACAGTATATGGCAACTACACCGGGCCGTGCTCAGACTTAATAATAATGTACGGCCCCCAAGTATGCTACGACAGTTTTATCTCACAAGTATGTTGTACCTCGTGCAAGGCTCATCACACAGGGCGTACTG GTTGTGAGTACGGCGACCGAGATAATAACTGCCACACTTACTCTCATTCTCTTTGTTCAAATGTTTACTACCAAAATGTTTGCTGTGATTACTGTTT atctgTCAACGGAAAGCGTTGGCTTGAGCCAGGAAATTAA
- the LOC106062265 gene encoding uncharacterized protein LOC106062265 isoform X2, which translates to MTFLPRHVNTKKMTRIKEKCFVALAVFVSSLLFHLATAQLYVAEGYFVIDDETVQMYIREIPGSASPATKRAQAVAELNKDIIYILTEVNALLGSLAMNGLNVEVRIKKLDILSTNIIPPSSILPGTENVVEPSDAIKTFDNWLVAQNSYNNIHYDFAQYWTGYKLKDFDGWTYLGTICQPKDADHIEVFDGTYWTALGTAHQICKLLGSQHSTHTDNRWFLPSSIASDIRNKMASLSPNCLLQTDPASSKPFIEFSDYTGRILNPDVTCQRYLNYSNSYMCKGWHLYDNLPTGGDRVCSTISCSGRDENYCDEYETPEGMICDPGKRCRHGSCVEDLHTPTNIDPSCVFGDEVRTVYGNYTGPCSDLIIMYGPQVCYDSFISQVCCTSCKAHHTGRTGCEYGDRDNNCHTYSHSLCSNVYYQNVCCDYCLSVNGKRWLEPGN; encoded by the exons ATGACATTTCTACCGAGACACGTAAACACTAAAA aAATGACGAGAATAAAGGAGAAATGTTTTGTTGCATTAGCGGTGTTTGTTAGTTCTTTATTGTTCCATTTGGCCACAG CGCAACTCTATGTAGCGGAAGGATATTTTGTGATTGATGACGAGACAGTGCAAAT GTACATACGTGAGATACCAGGCTCAGCAAGTCCAGCCACGAAAAGAGCACAAGCCGTGGCTGAACTAAACAAAGATATAATCTACATTTTGACTGAG GTAAACGCGTTGCTCGGATCATTAGCGATGAATGGTCTCAACGTTGAAGTACGAATAAAAAAACTCGACATTCTG AGTACCAATATTATTCCTCCCAGTTCTATTTTACCAGGCACAGAAAATGTTGTAGAACCTTCAGATGCTATAAAGACATTTGACAACTGGCTAGTAGCGCAAAACTCGTACAATAACATACACTACGATTTTGCACAATATTGGACAGG GTACAAGTTGAAAGATTTCGACG GTTGGACCTATTTAGGAACAATTTGCCAACCAAAGGATGCTGACCACATTGAAGTGTTTGATGGTACGTACTGGACAGCACTGGGCACTGCTCATCAAATTTGCAAATT ACTTGGATCGCAACATAGTACTCACACTGATAATCGTTGGTTTTTACCTAGTTCTATTGCCAGCGACATACGAAATAAAATGGCCTCTCTTTC GCCAAATTGTCTTCTGCAAACGGACCCAGCATCCAGCAAACCATTTATAGAGTTTAGTGACTACACTGGACGTATCCTGAACCCTGATGTCACATGCCAAAGATATTTAAACTATTCCAACTCCTATATGTGCAAG GGATGGCATTTATACGACAATTTGCCCACTGGTGGAGACAGGGTGTGCTCAACAATCTCATGTTCAGGAAGAGATGAGAACTATTGCGATGAATATGAAACACCAGAAGGCATGATATGTGATCCAGGGAAG AGATGTCGACACGGAAGTTGTGTTGAAGACCTCCACACGCCAACAAATATAGACC CGAGTTGTGTTTTTGGTGACGAGGTGAGAACAGTATATGGCAACTACACCGGGCCGTGCTCAGACTTAATAATAATGTACGGCCCCCAAGTATGCTACGACAGTTTTATCTCACAAGTATGTTGTACCTCGTGCAAGGCTCATCACACAGGGCGTACTG GTTGTGAGTACGGCGACCGAGATAATAACTGCCACACTTACTCTCATTCTCTTTGTTCAAATGTTTACTACCAAAATGTTTGCTGTGATTACTGTTT atctgTCAACGGAAAGCGTTGGCTTGAGCCAGGAAATTAA
- the LOC106062265 gene encoding uncharacterized protein LOC106062265 isoform X4 produces the protein MYIREIPGSASPATKRAQAVAELNKDIIYILTEVNALLGSLAMNGLNVEVRIKKLDILSTNIIPPSSILPGTENVVEPSDAIKTFDNWLVAQNSYNNIHYDFAQYWTGYKLKDFDGWTYLGTICQPKDADHIEVFDGTYWTALGTAHQICKLLGSQHSTHTDNRWFLPSSIASDIRNKMASLSPNCLLQTDPASSKPFIEFSDYTGRILNPDVTCQRYLNYSNSYMCKGWHLYDNLPTGGDRVCSTISCSGRDENYCDEYETPEGMICDPGKRCRHGSCVEDLHTPTNIDPSCVFGDEVRTVYGNYTGPCSDLIIMYGPQVCYDSFISQVCCTSCKAHHTGRTGCEYGDRDNNCHTYSHSLCSNVYYQNVCCDYCLSVNGKRWLEPGN, from the exons AT GTACATACGTGAGATACCAGGCTCAGCAAGTCCAGCCACGAAAAGAGCACAAGCCGTGGCTGAACTAAACAAAGATATAATCTACATTTTGACTGAG GTAAACGCGTTGCTCGGATCATTAGCGATGAATGGTCTCAACGTTGAAGTACGAATAAAAAAACTCGACATTCTG AGTACCAATATTATTCCTCCCAGTTCTATTTTACCAGGCACAGAAAATGTTGTAGAACCTTCAGATGCTATAAAGACATTTGACAACTGGCTAGTAGCGCAAAACTCGTACAATAACATACACTACGATTTTGCACAATATTGGACAGG GTACAAGTTGAAAGATTTCGACG GTTGGACCTATTTAGGAACAATTTGCCAACCAAAGGATGCTGACCACATTGAAGTGTTTGATGGTACGTACTGGACAGCACTGGGCACTGCTCATCAAATTTGCAAATT ACTTGGATCGCAACATAGTACTCACACTGATAATCGTTGGTTTTTACCTAGTTCTATTGCCAGCGACATACGAAATAAAATGGCCTCTCTTTC GCCAAATTGTCTTCTGCAAACGGACCCAGCATCCAGCAAACCATTTATAGAGTTTAGTGACTACACTGGACGTATCCTGAACCCTGATGTCACATGCCAAAGATATTTAAACTATTCCAACTCCTATATGTGCAAG GGATGGCATTTATACGACAATTTGCCCACTGGTGGAGACAGGGTGTGCTCAACAATCTCATGTTCAGGAAGAGATGAGAACTATTGCGATGAATATGAAACACCAGAAGGCATGATATGTGATCCAGGGAAG AGATGTCGACACGGAAGTTGTGTTGAAGACCTCCACACGCCAACAAATATAGACC CGAGTTGTGTTTTTGGTGACGAGGTGAGAACAGTATATGGCAACTACACCGGGCCGTGCTCAGACTTAATAATAATGTACGGCCCCCAAGTATGCTACGACAGTTTTATCTCACAAGTATGTTGTACCTCGTGCAAGGCTCATCACACAGGGCGTACTG GTTGTGAGTACGGCGACCGAGATAATAACTGCCACACTTACTCTCATTCTCTTTGTTCAAATGTTTACTACCAAAATGTTTGCTGTGATTACTGTTT atctgTCAACGGAAAGCGTTGGCTTGAGCCAGGAAATTAA
- the LOC106062265 gene encoding uncharacterized protein LOC106062265 isoform X3 has product MTRIKEKCFVALAVFVSSLLFHLATAQLYVAEGYFVIDDETVQMYIREIPGSASPATKRAQAVAELNKDIIYILTEVNALLGSLAMNGLNVEVRIKKLDILSTNIIPPSSILPGTENVVEPSDAIKTFDNWLVAQNSYNNIHYDFAQYWTGYKLKDFDGWTYLGTICQPKDADHIEVFDGTYWTALGTAHQICKLLGSQHSTHTDNRWFLPSSIASDIRNKMASLSPNCLLQTDPASSKPFIEFSDYTGRILNPDVTCQRYLNYSNSYMCKGWHLYDNLPTGGDRVCSTISCSGRDENYCDEYETPEGMICDPGKRCRHGSCVEDLHTPTNIDPSCVFGDEVRTVYGNYTGPCSDLIIMYGPQVCYDSFISQVCCTSCKAHHTGRTGCEYGDRDNNCHTYSHSLCSNVYYQNVCCDYCLSVNGKRWLEPGN; this is encoded by the exons ATGACGAGAATAAAGGAGAAATGTTTTGTTGCATTAGCGGTGTTTGTTAGTTCTTTATTGTTCCATTTGGCCACAG CGCAACTCTATGTAGCGGAAGGATATTTTGTGATTGATGACGAGACAGTGCAAAT GTACATACGTGAGATACCAGGCTCAGCAAGTCCAGCCACGAAAAGAGCACAAGCCGTGGCTGAACTAAACAAAGATATAATCTACATTTTGACTGAG GTAAACGCGTTGCTCGGATCATTAGCGATGAATGGTCTCAACGTTGAAGTACGAATAAAAAAACTCGACATTCTG AGTACCAATATTATTCCTCCCAGTTCTATTTTACCAGGCACAGAAAATGTTGTAGAACCTTCAGATGCTATAAAGACATTTGACAACTGGCTAGTAGCGCAAAACTCGTACAATAACATACACTACGATTTTGCACAATATTGGACAGG GTACAAGTTGAAAGATTTCGACG GTTGGACCTATTTAGGAACAATTTGCCAACCAAAGGATGCTGACCACATTGAAGTGTTTGATGGTACGTACTGGACAGCACTGGGCACTGCTCATCAAATTTGCAAATT ACTTGGATCGCAACATAGTACTCACACTGATAATCGTTGGTTTTTACCTAGTTCTATTGCCAGCGACATACGAAATAAAATGGCCTCTCTTTC GCCAAATTGTCTTCTGCAAACGGACCCAGCATCCAGCAAACCATTTATAGAGTTTAGTGACTACACTGGACGTATCCTGAACCCTGATGTCACATGCCAAAGATATTTAAACTATTCCAACTCCTATATGTGCAAG GGATGGCATTTATACGACAATTTGCCCACTGGTGGAGACAGGGTGTGCTCAACAATCTCATGTTCAGGAAGAGATGAGAACTATTGCGATGAATATGAAACACCAGAAGGCATGATATGTGATCCAGGGAAG AGATGTCGACACGGAAGTTGTGTTGAAGACCTCCACACGCCAACAAATATAGACC CGAGTTGTGTTTTTGGTGACGAGGTGAGAACAGTATATGGCAACTACACCGGGCCGTGCTCAGACTTAATAATAATGTACGGCCCCCAAGTATGCTACGACAGTTTTATCTCACAAGTATGTTGTACCTCGTGCAAGGCTCATCACACAGGGCGTACTG GTTGTGAGTACGGCGACCGAGATAATAACTGCCACACTTACTCTCATTCTCTTTGTTCAAATGTTTACTACCAAAATGTTTGCTGTGATTACTGTTT atctgTCAACGGAAAGCGTTGGCTTGAGCCAGGAAATTAA